CGCTATCCAACCATTTAAACTTGCCGTGGGCGAAGTGATTGAATATAAGACCGGCCAATATGGGAAGGATCACAATTTTGATGATGCTCCAGAACATTTCCAGAAAGTCGATTGGAACAAGTTCGTTTGCCAGAAGTTTCATGAAAAAAGGGGTTAGGAGTGGGGACAATAAGGTGGATACCGCGGTCAGGGTCAGGGAAAGGGCCAAATTGGCCCCAGAAATATAGGCCATTACATTGGAAGCCAGACCACCTGGGGAGCAACCCACAAGAATAATACCTGCGGCAATTTCCGGAGGGAGTCCGGAGAGTCTTGCCAATCCAAACCCGATAAAGGGCATAACGGTAAATTGGGCAATGAGGCCTACGATTACCCCCTTGGGCATTTTGATTACCCCCACAAAATCAGTAATGCCCATGGAAGTGCCCATGCCGAACATAATGATGATGAGCAGGGGGACAATCAACCGACTTAATTTGAAGGAACCTATTTCCAAAAAGAATTGGGGATAGAACATAGCGGCGGCAACGGCGGCAAAAATCAGTAAGGTGAAGGAGAACCCCTTCAATTTTTTGGTTCCATTAACGGCCAATGCCAAAGCGGAAAAAAAAGTGATTACGGCCGGTGCCAAATAATCATACATTCCCAGATACCAAAACAGTAGAATGCCAAGTGCCGAGAATGCAGCTACTGTCGCTGCCCATTTTCCGATTAAGTTCATTTTAAGTTTTTATGATTGGATACTATTTGTATTTCAAGTTGGCTTTAAAAGCTTATCTCTTAATTGCTCCGGAGGTGTCCCCATGCATTAAACTTACCACATTTTCCAAAGACACCATATTTACATCACCGGGAACGGTATGCTTTAGCGCACAAGCGGCCGAAGCAAAATTCAACGCCTGGATGTCATCATCATAATGCAATAATCCGTAGATCAGGCCTGAGGCAAAAGCATCCCCGGTGCCAACGCGATCAATGACATGGGTAATATTCAGCATTTCGGTCTTGATATACTCCTGACCGTTCCACATTTTTCCCTGTATTTGTTGATGGGAGGCACTTATGGATTTCCTGGTTTTCCCAACCACTTTCTTAATTTTGGGAAAGGTTTCCATGAGGAGCTTAGCGGAATTCCGAAATTTTCCCCCCGATTCACCAAGGCCAAACATTTCTTGGATACCACGGCGACTGGTAATTACAATATCACAGTTTTGTACCAGTTCTGGCATCACCTCTTGCATGGTTTCCCCATATTTCCACATGTTGCTACGGGAATTAATATCCCCCGAAACAGGTATTCCCATGTGATTTGCCGTTTTAATGGCATCCAAGCAGCACATTTTGGCCCCTTCTGAAATGGCTGGGGTAATGCCCGTCCAATGGAACCAATCGGCGTCTTTGAGTACATGTGCCCAATTGACCATTGACGGTTCTATTAAGGAAAAGGAAGAGCCTTCCCGTTCATAAATAACCTCACTGGGCCTGTGTACGGCACCTTTTTCCAAAAAATACTTGCCCAACATATTCCCACCGTAAAAAACATGCTCGGTGCTTAACCAGTGCTGACGTAAAAATTGGGTAGCCGCCCTACCCAGGGCATTATCGGGAAAACGTGTTACGTGGGCTGCTTTAATACCCAAGTAGGCCAATGAAATGGCGACGTTTGCTTCGCCACCCCCATAAACCAGTTCAAAAGAAGTAGCCTGTGAAAATTTGGAATAGCCGGGTGGGGACAGACGCATCATTACCTCACCAAATGTGATTACTTTTTTAGCCATACTGTGTCTTTCATAAAATTTAGGGGACTTTCGTTGTATTGTTCTTTTCCCATGCCTCGAATTCCTTTAAAATTTGTGGATCGGTGGGTGGATAGAGACCAAGGATTGATTGTCCTTCATTGATTTTTTCCAGTACAAATTCTTCAAACAAGGTCATTTGAAGGCATTCGTCCGCAACCTCATCTGCAATAGATGCCGGAATCACCACTACACCATCCGCATCACCAACAATGTAATCCCCGGGAAAAACGGCCACATCACCACAGCCTATGGGTTCATTGATCGCAATGGCCTGGTGCAGTGTCAGGTTTGTTGGAGCGGACGGCCTTTGGTGGAAGGAAGGGAAGTCAAGCGCTGCGATTTCCCCGGAGTCCCGAAATCCACCATCGGTTACTACACCAGCTGCCCCCCTTTTCATCAGTCTGGTAATAAGAATGGACCCTGCCGAAGCTGCTCGGGCGTCTTTTCTACTATCGATGACCAGTACCCCATTTTTGGGGCATTGCTCAATGGCCACCCGCTGTGGGTGTTCGGGATCTTTAAATACCGCAATGGGATTAAGGTCTTCCCTGGCAGGAATGTACCGTAAGGTAAAAGCCTCCCCAACCATTTTTTTTGATGTCAATGGACGCACATTTTGCATGCATTGATTGCGTAACCCTTTTTTAAAAAGACAGGTGGCGATTGTGGCTGTGCTGATGTGCTTAAACTTTTCTGGAGTGGATAAGGTGTTTGCCATGTATTTTGAACTTGTAAAATGGAATGCAGGTAATTTTGGTGTTAAATTTTTGCCAAGTATACAAATATACATATATTTGGTAAACCAATCTGGTAAACCAATTTAAATGAACAATTTTTTCTCTTCACAACCATATGGCCTTCATTCACCAATTCTAAAATGGAAGGGCAAATCAATTTTCGTCCATTGCATAGTAATGATAAGTACATTTTTTTTGTTGAATGGCTGTGCTGAAAGCAAAAACAAGAATGGCGTAAACAGTGCCGAAACAACGGCTGTAGTAAACAATGCCAATGATATCATACCATTTTTCCAACATTGGAATTTGATTTTAGGGGATGGTTCCAATGTAGGTCAGGCAACAGACTATGAGAACAAGGATTTCTTTTATACCGCCAAGGATGGGAACAGCAATTGGGTAGTATTTAAGACACCTAATGCAGGGAATACCCATGGCACTTCAAATAATACAAGAACTGAATTGGCACAATTGAAAAAGTGGTCGCCAATGAGTGAAGCTAAAATGAATGCTACACTTAAAGTGATGAATGTTGCAAACACGGGCGATGCCCGAGTTGCGGCCACTTACGCTGTGGTTGTGGGTCAAATTCATAGTGCCGATGGACATGAAAATGAACCATTAAAAGTATTTTATAAGAAGTTTCCGGGCCATGAAAAAGGATCGGTCTTTTGGAATTATGAAATCAATACCGCAGGTGATGACAATTCACGTAGATGGGATTATTCCTATCCCATTTGGGGCTATGACTTTTCGGTTGTCGGAACAGATGAAAACACGTATCCACCAGAACCGAAAGATGGAATTGCTTTGGGGGAAGAGTTCAGTTATGAAGTGGAAGTCAAAGAAGGAATTATGTATCTCACATTTACCAGTGAAGGGCATGAAACCAAAACATTTACTAAAAACCTTGTTTCTTCCGAATATGTGGAACAGTCAAGCATACCAGAACAAGTCAAGGGATTATTTGTACCCATGGGTCAAGATGGCCTGGAACGTGAAAATGCGTATGCACCCGAAGGACTCTTTTTTAAATTGGGGTCGTATAACCAAACAAACGGAAAGGACCCTAAGGTAAATAAAGTCTGGTGTTCCGGTGCTGAAACCCATGGCGGTGATATTCAACAACAATATGCGGATGGCAATTATGCCGAAGTTTGGTTTAAAACGGCAAGTATTGCGGTCAGTGATGATGCCATTTCGAATGCAGGGTATTTCGAGGCAAATGATGGTTTAAGTGGGAAAACGGTTTACCCCCATGAGGTCATTCCTTTTATGGATAAGTTTAAAATATTAATGGGGGACGGAACCAATGTGGATGACCTTACCAAGTTCGAACATAAAGACTTTTTTTATACGGTAATTGACGGTACCAGACGTTGGGTTGTATACAAAACACCAAATTCTGGAGTGACCTCAAAAAACTCCAGCAATACCAGAACAGAGCTACAGGAAAAAAGGGAATGGACGCCCGAGCAAGGGGGTAAACTAACGGGAACCTGTAAAGTTATGCAAGTCTCCATCTCCGGTGATGCCAGGGTTGCCGCTTCTTATTCGACCGTGGTTGGGCAGATCCATAGTGGTGAAGGTCATGAAAATGAACCGCTAAAAATATTTTATAAGAAGTTCCCTGGCCATACAAAAGGCTCTGTATTTTGGAATTATGAAATCAATACCGAAGGCGATGATAACTCTGGAAGATGGGATTATTCAACTGCTGTATGGGGACATGATATGTCCATCACCGGAACCGGCAAAAATGAGTATCCTGCAGAGCCGGTGGATGGAATAGAACTAGGAGAGGAATTCAGCTACGAAGTAAATGTTTATCAGGGGATTATGTATCTCACCTTCAAAAATGACAATCACGAAACCAAGACATTTACCAAAAACCTCATCTCATCCGAATACACGAAAAAGACGGACTTGCCATCACAGGTGAAGCGGTTATTTGTGCCCATAGGGCAAGACGGTACGGAACGGGCCAAGGCCTATGCGGGGGAATTAAATTATTTCAAGCAGGGAGCCTACAATCAAACCAACGGAAAGAATCCTGAAATCAATATGGTTTGGTGCACCGGGGCAGATACCTATAACGGTGATATCGCCAAACAATATGAAAATGGCTGTTACACGGAAGTGTGGTTTAGAGCAGGAACAGTGGGCCCTGGTACGCCACCCAAGTCAATCAAATAAAGTAATTAAGAGATATATTTTGTAACTACTAAGAACAATAGGATATGAAAACATTTGGATCAAGCAAAGAATTTTTAATGGGGGATGACATTGAGTGGGAAGTTATCGGAGAAGGTGTCAAAAGAAAAATAATGGGCTATGACGATAAGATAATGTTGGTCAAAGTACATTTTGATGAAGGCGGGGTTGGCCCAATGCACGAGCATTACCATTCCCAGGTTACTTACGTGGAAAGTGGGGAATTTGAACTTACCATTGGGGACGAAACCAAAATGATGAAGGGTGGGGATGCATTTTATATTCCACCGCACATCCTTCATGGTGCAATTTGTAAAAAGCCCGGGGTTTTAATAGATGTTTTTAGTCCGATCCGGGAAGATTTCATGCAATCGTAGCACTGGACCATAGCGTTCTGTTTAGAGCCCTTAAAACTTCGTTAAACAAAGGGCAGAATACCCAAAATTTTAACATTTAAATGACAAAATCATTTTTTTTTAACGCTAGCATAACATATATTTGGTAAACCAAATTGGTTAACCAATTTGGTTTTGCAAACCAATAACAAACTAAACAATTTTAAGAATGCTTTTCTAACAGAAAAAAAAAAGGATAGGTGCACGCCTATCCTTTTATCAAATTACTTCTTTCGGAGGGAAGTAAAATCAACAAATACACATATAGTATGCACATTTGAAGAACCCAAAAATAATCAAATTCTTCCAGATATTATAAAGGCTATTTGTTGCAAACGGAATGATTCGTCAGTTCCCTTATGCGGAATTGGAATTAACTCGAGACGTAAATTAACTATTTAACAAATGAGCTTAAGAACTAAATTTTTTTTAGTTGGATTGGTACTTGGTACTATCCAACTATTTGCGCAACAAACTTTTACCGTTTCGGGAACGGTGACTGATGTAAACAGCGCGCCCATTCCTGGGGTTAACATTGTCATTTTGAACACTACCCGAGGTACACAAACCGATTTTGATGGAAATTTTTCCCTTACCGTATCCGAAGGAGAGGTGGTACAGTTCTCCTATATCGGTTTTGCAGCGCAGACCGTTGTCATGACCGGCCAAACAACAATCAATATTATTCTTGAAGAAGATTTGAATAAATTGGACGAGGTTGTGGTCATTGGTTACGGTGAGCAAAAGCAAAAAAATGTTACGAGCGCCCTAACAAAGATTGGAGGTGAGGAACTTGAAAATTTTGCTGTGGCCCGTGTTGAAAATGCATTGCAAGGTAAAGTTGCAGGGCTTCGAATTCAAACAACGGCTTCGGAAGCAGGGGGTGACCCTCAAATTACCTTAAGGGGTCCAGGGTCCATTACAGGATTTTCCTCTCCCCTCATTGTGGTGGATGGTATCGTTTTGGGGAATGACCCGGATATTTTGGGTACCATAGATAACAACAATATTGCTTCATTAAGTGTTTTAAAAGATGCTTCTTCCGTCGCAATATATGGTTCTCGGGGTGCAAATGGGGTCATATTGGTCACACTCAAAGAAGGGATTGCAGGCAAAACATCATTTTCTTACAATACGTTCACAGGAATCAAATACTCCAGAAGAAACAACAATTTCAATACGACAATTGCAGATGAGCGAGCAAGACTGGACGGTCTGCAAGGTGAGGTCGATGCCATTTCTCCCAATAGTCCAAACTTCGATAGAATTACAAACGATTACAACGTTGCTTATGCCGAGCTCGAAGCCATGGAGTTTATCGCTTCATTGGGCGATGGTGAGCAAAATTGGCAAGATGAAATTTTCCCCGGCGGTACCATAACCAGTCATTCTTTTTCAGCCAGAGGGGGAACGGAATTAACAAAATACAACGCTTCCTTGACGTATCTGCATGATGAGGGCATTAATCTGATTGATGACTTTAAACGATACAATGCCAGAATAAAGGTAGATAGTAAAACAAAAAACGGTAAAATCAAGTTTGGCACCAATTTACGGGCAAACTTTAATGATCAAGAACGATTGCCGGCCCGATTTACCGATCCTTTAAGACAGTATGGACATTTGCCCCTATTTCTGAATGAAGATCATCTAAACTACGTGACCAACTTTTCCAGGGATATTGGTGTTTCTACGGATGCAGGAGCACAATTTGAAAACCTTGGGGTAGGCAGTTATGGTTTTTCCAGGGCGTTTGACCATGTGTTTACCGTTGATCCCAACAATCCAAGGGCAATTGCAAGGGATCCAAGTACAGGATTGCCATTGGTCAGTGATTTGACCTCTGGGGGATTGACTTTGTCCACCACAAGAAACGTACATCCTCTGGCCCATTTTTTTGAGCGATCGAGCACAAAAAACCAGTTTAACTTTAATGGAGCGGCCTATATTGATTTTGAGTTGGCGGATGGACTCAATTTTAGACAAGCAATTTCAGGTATTTTTAGGCACACCCGAACCAATCGACAAGACAATGTGTTGGGCCAGGAAAATAGAGATCAGGAATCGTTTCGATTTGTGAGAAAAGACGAGGTCTATCAATATGCGTTTGAATCGCTATTGCGATACAGAAAAAGTGTTGGGAAACACAACTTCAATCCAGTGGTCGGTTTTGAATATACCGTGAGGGATTTTTTCAGACAGGATTCTGAGGCAGTAGGTTTCACCAATGACTTTAATGTTAACATTGCGCTTGCCGACAATGGAACCACCGCTACCCTTAATGGACAGGACAAACTGGTCTCCTATTTTGGTCGACTGGACTATGATTACGATGGTAAATACCTGTTTCAGGTCTCTGCCCGTGCCGATGGTAGTACGAGATTCGGACCCGATACCAGATTTGGTTTCTTCCCAGCGGCTTCTTTTGGTTGGAATGTGTCAAGTGAAGACTTCCTGGCCTCCAGTGATTTCATTACGTTCCTAAAGTTAAGGGCCAGTTACGGTGTTTCGGGCTTGAACGAAATATCCAATAATGTCTTTGATTCGTTATATCGTTTTGAAGAGACATTCAGTACCGTTGGCTATAATAATGGTGTAGGGGTAAAAGGAACAACCTTGCCCAATTCAAATTTAGGTTGGGAAAAGTTGATAGAATTTAACCCAGGTATTGATATTACGTTTGGAAGGGGTGTTTTAAGTATAACGGCGGACTACTATACCAGAACAAGTGAAGACTTAATTCTTTTTGCTCCGGTATCCGCGACCTATGGTGCGGATGCATGGTTACAGAACATTGGAAAAGTCAAGAACGAAGGTGTTGAAATTGTGGCAAGTTCCCGGCTGTTGAGTACTCCAAAATTCAGATGGAATGTTGCAGGTCAATTTTCCTTGAACAGAAATACGGTAGAAAGTCTGGGGAACAATGAGCAGATCATCTCAAGGATCGATCAAGATACCCGGCCAACGGAATTCATTGCCCGCGTGGGGCAACCGATAACTTCTTTTTATGGCTTTGTCTATGATAGGGAGATCCCATTGGAATGGGTAGATAATCCATTTAACCGGTTCAACAATGATTTTGCTGATGTATATGTGAAGGATTTGAACAATGATGGGATCATAGATGATGAGGATAGAACCGAGTTGGGGAATCCATATCCTGATTTTGAATGGGGTTTTAATTCTGAATTCACTTATAAGAATATTGACTTTTCATTCCAATGGCAAGGATCCCACGGGGCTGAGGTCAGGGTTGCCGATTTGGATCAGTTGTACTATGCCAGTGAATCGGCCGTAAATGAAGTGGCCAGTTTTCCTGATGCTGATTTAACGGTACACCGGAGGTTTACGGACGATCACATTCAAGACGCATCGTTTATTGCCTTGAGGAACTGCACGTTGGGATATACCGTGCCCAGTGAACTGGGCGAAAAATACGGGTTTGATAGATTACGCTTTTATCTAACGGGAGAAAACCTATTGTACTTCTTTGCCGAAGGTTATGAAGGCTTCAATCCTGAAGCGGTAGGACAAACCTCAAATAATGCAAACACCCCATTGACCTTTGGCTATCAAAGAGGTGATGGGCCAATAGTGAGATCGGTATCATTTGGGATTAACTTTCAATTTTAATCAGTTATGAAAAGAATATATATAAGAATACTAATTTGTTTTTCCTTGATCGGTTTTTTGGCGAGCTGTGAAGAGGAACTTGACCTGAGCAACCCCACAGCACTCTCATTGGAAGAGTTGCTTCAAACCGACGATGGCTTTCTATTGTTGGCCAATGGAGTTTTGGACGCTTACCAAAAGATTCCGGCAAATGAGTTTTTATTGACTGAACTTCGTTCGGATAACGTTAGGGCCAATACGGAAAATGGAAATTTCCCTTTAATAGCGTCATATAACGTTGATGTCAATAATGGGGATGTGGCCACCTACTATTCCAATAATATGGCCACCATAAAACATGCGAATACAGTTATCGATAATCGGTTTTTAGCTCCGGAGACCCAACAGTTCACCGTTGGGGAAGCCTATTTTATGAGGGCTTTGTGCCATTTTAATCTGGTCAGGGCCTATCAAAATGTTCCTTACGTGGATAAAGTGTTGGACGTAAATGAAGAAGAAGCGTTGGAGTATCCCCAATTGCCCGAAGCCGAAGTTTATGAGAGAATTATCGATGATTTTAAAACCTCAATTGCCTTCCTCAATGGTGTTGAACAAAATAGGTATCGACCTACGGAGGGTGCGGCCATTTGTTTGGCGGCAAAAGCGTATCTCAGTCAGCCAAATCCTGATTATGTTGAAGCCGAGTTACTATTGGCCTCTGTGGTAGAAAACAATGACTTTTTCAATTATGATCTGTTGTTTGTTGAAAGGGAAGATGCCGAGAATTTTGTTTTCAATGCAGACCCCTTGGATCCTTCCATCGATATCTTAACGGATGCCGAATACCATGCCAATTTGGCGATACTGTACGGGAATGTATTTGGAAATGAGTTTTCCGGCGGTTTCTCGGAATCTGAGATAGTCCTCGATGGAAGTTGGTCCAACAATCCGGGATTGGAAATCAATGACGAGATCATATTCTCAATCGCCTACGACCTTTTTAGTAGCGATAACTATGTGACCAGTGACAGTGGCTTGGACGATCAGGTTCAAACAGATTCGGAATCCCATAGTTTTGCCATGACCTTACAAGGACCTTCCAATGGCGTCAATATCGCAACGTTGGACTTTTTGGAAGTGATGACACCGGAACTTCAACCGGTGAGATTCCCCGCGAGTATTCAAGTGTTGTCCTATAATCCGGATGTTATTACCAACGATACGTTTAATGATAAATTTCCAACGGATGGTGAAATTGGGGATAACGACTGGATCGTTTTGAGGTATGCAGATGTCCTGTTGCTCTATGCCGAGGCCATTTTGGCCGGTGGTGAAAGTACTACAGATACCAGGGCTGTTGGTGCATTCAACCAGGTTAGGGCTAGGGCAGGTCTGGAAGAGGTGGTCAACTTAACCAAAGACGCTTTACTGGAGGAACGGAGGGTGGAGTTCGTTTATGAAAATCAGCGGTTATATGATTTGATACGTTTTGGTGAAGCAGATAACATTTTACAGCGATTTTCAGATGAAAACAATCTGTTCTACACCAGTGAAAGGAAATACCTCCCCTTTCCACAGCGCGAGATAGACAATCTGCCCAATTTTTACGAACAAAATCCCGGATATTAAAATTCAATTACTATGAAAAATGTTTTTTTAAACCTGAGATGGGGTGTTCTGGGAATATTGGTTTCCTTGGCCTCCTGCGTTAGTGATGATTTAGCGGATGTTGGGGACCTGGAAGATTTTACGGGCCCTACCCCTTTCTATAGTTTTACCGACATTTCCACTTCGGAATTCGATTGCAACGACATTGAATTATCAGCAAATTATGAGGTTAATTTTCAAGCCGGCTCCAATCTTGCCGTAAATGGAACGCAATACCTATGGTCCGTTGAACCTGGAGAAGGAATCACCTTGATACATAAGGATTTACCTATTCTTAGGCAATTGATTGAGGCCGAACTGGCCACAGTGGTTGCCCTGGAAGAGGAAATAGCAAAACTCGAATTCAGGATTCCCTGTGAATCGGATATGGATAGAGTGGCCGTACTGGAAGCGGAAATTGCTGCCTTGGAAGGGCAATTGGCGAGCGCCGAAGCTGCCATTTCAGAGGAGACTCGACAAAACGTAGCAGATTTTGAGAGCCAAATTGCGGCTTTGCCCGCGGCAACCTTGGAGGATAGGGAGCTTATTTTTTCATTTCCAGGTCCCGGGGATTACAATGTGAGTCTAATGGTGACCGATAACCTTGGCAAATCGGAAACCACACTACGGACGGTTACCATTAATCAAGCCGTTCCAACCATACCGGTCCCGGAAATAGGGGAACCCAGTTTTGAGGACAATAGTTTGTTTGATGGTACGGGAGATGGTCGGGATTCCTGGAGGGCCCCAAATAATACCGATTGGAGTCCCCTTGGTGGTGGCACTACGGTGATACAGATCAATTCAACGTCTGTGGAAGGGAGGTTGCCCGACGGTTTTCAAGCGGCCAAATTTCCTGCCGATGGAGCCAGGGTGGCCTATCAAGAAATAGAGGTAACTCCGGGTGCAGAATATGTGCTGACCTATTTTAGTGAGTTCGATGACAGTAGCTTTGGTGATATTACGGTATCCATATTAAATCCTGATACTGCTGGTTACACAGAATCGCTACTGGATGAAAATATCGTTGCATCAAGAACGGATAGCAATGTTGGTCGAGTGAGCGATGTTTTTAAGCAACATGCCATTACATTCCAATCAGGCGAAAATGAGAGTGTAATCATTTACGTAACAAATACCGGTGTTGAAAGTAGACTGGATTCATTCGCCATAACAGTTAAACAATGAGGATCATGTGTAAGAAAATTAAATATTCCGTTAGTAGTGCTTTGGCACTATCATTTGTATTGGTAAGCTTTTTGTCCTGTTACGATTCAACATTCGAGGAATTTGTACCGCCAACAGGTAATATCAACAACATACAGCCCAATACACTGTTCACTACAAGTACCAACGCAGATGATAACCTGTCCGTAGTGTTTAGGAGTTATTCCACGGATGCAGTTTCTTATTTTTGGGATTTTGGTGATGGTGGGACATCAACGGAAGCAAACCCAAACTATACTTATGCCATCGGCGGTCTATACAAGGTGAAATTAACAACGACCAGTTCGGATGGTCTAACGGCAGTTGATTCCACCGAAGTATCCCCCATG
The sequence above is a segment of the Muricauda sp. SCSIO 64092 genome. Coding sequences within it:
- a CDS encoding sugar kinase, with translation MAKKVITFGEVMMRLSPPGYSKFSQATSFELVYGGGEANVAISLAYLGIKAAHVTRFPDNALGRAATQFLRQHWLSTEHVFYGGNMLGKYFLEKGAVHRPSEVIYEREGSSFSLIEPSMVNWAHVLKDADWFHWTGITPAISEGAKMCCLDAIKTANHMGIPVSGDINSRSNMWKYGETMQEVMPELVQNCDIVITSRRGIQEMFGLGESGGKFRNSAKLLMETFPKIKKVVGKTRKSISASHQQIQGKMWNGQEYIKTEMLNITHVIDRVGTGDAFASGLIYGLLHYDDDIQALNFASAACALKHTVPGDVNMVSLENVVSLMHGDTSGAIKR
- a CDS encoding cupin domain-containing protein, with product MKTFGSSKEFLMGDDIEWEVIGEGVKRKIMGYDDKIMLVKVHFDEGGVGPMHEHYHSQVTYVESGEFELTIGDETKMMKGGDAFYIPPHILHGAICKKPGVLIDVFSPIREDFMQS
- a CDS encoding bile acid:sodium symporter family protein, whose amino-acid sequence is MNLIGKWAATVAAFSALGILLFWYLGMYDYLAPAVITFFSALALAVNGTKKLKGFSFTLLIFAAVAAAMFYPQFFLEIGSFKLSRLIVPLLIIIMFGMGTSMGITDFVGVIKMPKGVIVGLIAQFTVMPFIGFGLARLSGLPPEIAAGIILVGCSPGGLASNVMAYISGANLALSLTLTAVSTLLSPLLTPFFMKLLANELVPIDFLEMFWSIIKIVILPILAGLIFNHFAHGKFKWLDSAMPKISMAAIAIIVTIITASGRDSLLSIGMILIMVVLVHNFSGYLLGYYGSKLVGLDEKSSRTVAFEVGMQNSGLASGIALEMGRLATMGLAPAVFGPLMNISGSSLATIWQGKNTNVTAEDTRQAESI
- a CDS encoding RagB/SusD family nutrient uptake outer membrane protein encodes the protein MKRIYIRILICFSLIGFLASCEEELDLSNPTALSLEELLQTDDGFLLLANGVLDAYQKIPANEFLLTELRSDNVRANTENGNFPLIASYNVDVNNGDVATYYSNNMATIKHANTVIDNRFLAPETQQFTVGEAYFMRALCHFNLVRAYQNVPYVDKVLDVNEEEALEYPQLPEAEVYERIIDDFKTSIAFLNGVEQNRYRPTEGAAICLAAKAYLSQPNPDYVEAELLLASVVENNDFFNYDLLFVEREDAENFVFNADPLDPSIDILTDAEYHANLAILYGNVFGNEFSGGFSESEIVLDGSWSNNPGLEINDEIIFSIAYDLFSSDNYVTSDSGLDDQVQTDSESHSFAMTLQGPSNGVNIATLDFLEVMTPELQPVRFPASIQVLSYNPDVITNDTFNDKFPTDGEIGDNDWIVLRYADVLLLYAEAILAGGESTTDTRAVGAFNQVRARAGLEEVVNLTKDALLEERRVEFVYENQRLYDLIRFGEADNILQRFSDENNLFYTSERKYLPFPQREIDNLPNFYEQNPGY
- a CDS encoding ribonuclease activity regulator RraA produces the protein MANTLSTPEKFKHISTATIATCLFKKGLRNQCMQNVRPLTSKKMVGEAFTLRYIPAREDLNPIAVFKDPEHPQRVAIEQCPKNGVLVIDSRKDARAASAGSILITRLMKRGAAGVVTDGGFRDSGEIAALDFPSFHQRPSAPTNLTLHQAIAINEPIGCGDVAVFPGDYIVGDADGVVVIPASIADEVADECLQMTLFEEFVLEKINEGQSILGLYPPTDPQILKEFEAWEKNNTTKVP
- a CDS encoding polysaccharide lyase family 7 protein; the protein is MISTFFLLNGCAESKNKNGVNSAETTAVVNNANDIIPFFQHWNLILGDGSNVGQATDYENKDFFYTAKDGNSNWVVFKTPNAGNTHGTSNNTRTELAQLKKWSPMSEAKMNATLKVMNVANTGDARVAATYAVVVGQIHSADGHENEPLKVFYKKFPGHEKGSVFWNYEINTAGDDNSRRWDYSYPIWGYDFSVVGTDENTYPPEPKDGIALGEEFSYEVEVKEGIMYLTFTSEGHETKTFTKNLVSSEYVEQSSIPEQVKGLFVPMGQDGLERENAYAPEGLFFKLGSYNQTNGKDPKVNKVWCSGAETHGGDIQQQYADGNYAEVWFKTASIAVSDDAISNAGYFEANDGLSGKTVYPHEVIPFMDKFKILMGDGTNVDDLTKFEHKDFFYTVIDGTRRWVVYKTPNSGVTSKNSSNTRTELQEKREWTPEQGGKLTGTCKVMQVSISGDARVAASYSTVVGQIHSGEGHENEPLKIFYKKFPGHTKGSVFWNYEINTEGDDNSGRWDYSTAVWGHDMSITGTGKNEYPAEPVDGIELGEEFSYEVNVYQGIMYLTFKNDNHETKTFTKNLISSEYTKKTDLPSQVKRLFVPIGQDGTERAKAYAGELNYFKQGAYNQTNGKNPEINMVWCTGADTYNGDIAKQYENGCYTEVWFRAGTVGPGTPPKSIK
- a CDS encoding SusC/RagA family TonB-linked outer membrane protein; protein product: MSLRTKFFLVGLVLGTIQLFAQQTFTVSGTVTDVNSAPIPGVNIVILNTTRGTQTDFDGNFSLTVSEGEVVQFSYIGFAAQTVVMTGQTTINIILEEDLNKLDEVVVIGYGEQKQKNVTSALTKIGGEELENFAVARVENALQGKVAGLRIQTTASEAGGDPQITLRGPGSITGFSSPLIVVDGIVLGNDPDILGTIDNNNIASLSVLKDASSVAIYGSRGANGVILVTLKEGIAGKTSFSYNTFTGIKYSRRNNNFNTTIADERARLDGLQGEVDAISPNSPNFDRITNDYNVAYAELEAMEFIASLGDGEQNWQDEIFPGGTITSHSFSARGGTELTKYNASLTYLHDEGINLIDDFKRYNARIKVDSKTKNGKIKFGTNLRANFNDQERLPARFTDPLRQYGHLPLFLNEDHLNYVTNFSRDIGVSTDAGAQFENLGVGSYGFSRAFDHVFTVDPNNPRAIARDPSTGLPLVSDLTSGGLTLSTTRNVHPLAHFFERSSTKNQFNFNGAAYIDFELADGLNFRQAISGIFRHTRTNRQDNVLGQENRDQESFRFVRKDEVYQYAFESLLRYRKSVGKHNFNPVVGFEYTVRDFFRQDSEAVGFTNDFNVNIALADNGTTATLNGQDKLVSYFGRLDYDYDGKYLFQVSARADGSTRFGPDTRFGFFPAASFGWNVSSEDFLASSDFITFLKLRASYGVSGLNEISNNVFDSLYRFEETFSTVGYNNGVGVKGTTLPNSNLGWEKLIEFNPGIDITFGRGVLSITADYYTRTSEDLILFAPVSATYGADAWLQNIGKVKNEGVEIVASSRLLSTPKFRWNVAGQFSLNRNTVESLGNNEQIISRIDQDTRPTEFIARVGQPITSFYGFVYDREIPLEWVDNPFNRFNNDFADVYVKDLNNDGIIDDEDRTELGNPYPDFEWGFNSEFTYKNIDFSFQWQGSHGAEVRVADLDQLYYASESAVNEVASFPDADLTVHRRFTDDHIQDASFIALRNCTLGYTVPSELGEKYGFDRLRFYLTGENLLYFFAEGYEGFNPEAVGQTSNNANTPLTFGYQRGDGPIVRSVSFGINFQF